In one window of Campylobacter hepaticus DNA:
- a CDS encoding galactosyltransferase-related protein has product MALLSVIIPFGLSKERSYIKDRVISKALYLKSDENIEYIFVEGYSSLEHNLKQIIEDNGHIYLKDETQKAYFSQGKCRNLGASYAHCNVLLFLDIDCYISFEGFQKILKLIQIKNISQNINALMVLPVVYLNQKASKMLKQYDEQFWDTIIQEDLFMGRNTWVKFFALSSTSSVIINKHQFLKLGGNDEKFIGHGYEDFDLFARILIACVKFEKMPSNLNYDARNWNFINFKGFRSWFSLLGYEASFHGIYMYHFWHIEPNQNAYMENKDQNHQLFYKHLKNIKMHNLKPLQVFKAKDEKVLVLFRDISYDFRDISVYMGEFIYKNIDEFYVNKELKFSFLFDFLKEKKITKIFLDENIRNESLINSLSHLDLIYFKKGVLPYSWLFSRSLGQKYEPYFNLNEQELENVKEYFLNLNNEEKKVIFDFAKKNCDVKCDIYKLLYHLINQIYSFEYEGNFYQIIIDEEKIFMGKKYDKTFYSLKSFVYKPYLYELARIKPFLFLMKISGFDFIMSVISHTKFYRLARKLFFNPQGFFEDFKIKRIK; this is encoded by the coding sequence ATGGCTCTTTTATCGGTTATTATTCCTTTTGGATTAAGTAAAGAGAGATCTTACATTAAAGATAGAGTGATTAGTAAGGCTTTATATTTAAAAAGCGATGAAAATATAGAATATATTTTTGTTGAAGGATATTCTTCTTTAGAGCATAATTTAAAACAAATCATAGAAGATAATGGACATATTTATTTAAAAGATGAAACGCAAAAAGCATATTTTTCTCAAGGAAAATGTAGAAATTTAGGTGCAAGTTATGCTCATTGTAATGTTCTTTTATTTTTAGATATAGATTGTTATATTTCTTTTGAAGGTTTTCAAAAAATTTTAAAATTAATTCAAATTAAAAATATTTCTCAAAATATTAATGCTTTAATGGTTTTACCTGTGGTGTATCTTAATCAAAAAGCTAGTAAAATGTTAAAACAATATGATGAACAATTTTGGGATACTATAATACAAGAAGATTTATTTATGGGGAGAAATACTTGGGTAAAATTTTTCGCTTTAAGTTCTACTTCAAGTGTTATTATTAATAAACATCAGTTTTTAAAATTAGGTGGTAATGATGAAAAATTTATAGGTCATGGTTATGAGGATTTTGATCTTTTTGCAAGAATTTTAATTGCTTGTGTAAAATTCGAAAAAATGCCTTCTAATTTAAATTATGATGCTAGAAATTGGAATTTTATTAATTTTAAGGGTTTTCGATCTTGGTTTTCTTTGCTTGGCTATGAAGCTTCTTTTCATGGTATTTATATGTATCATTTTTGGCATATAGAACCTAATCAAAACGCTTATATGGAAAATAAAGATCAAAATCATCAACTTTTTTACAAACATTTAAAAAATATTAAAATGCATAATTTAAAACCTTTGCAAGTTTTTAAAGCTAAAGATGAAAAAGTTTTAGTTCTTTTTAGGGATATTAGCTATGATTTTAGAGATATTAGTGTTTATATGGGGGAATTTATTTATAAAAATATCGATGAGTTTTATGTAAATAAGGAGTTAAAATTTTCTTTTTTATTTGATTTTTTAAAGGAAAAAAAAATTACTAAAATATTTTTGGATGAAAACATAAGAAATGAATCTTTAATAAATAGTTTGAGTCATTTAGATCTCATTTATTTTAAAAAAGGTGTTTTGCCTTATTCTTGGTTATTTTCAAGAAGTTTGGGTCAAAAATATGAACCTTATTTTAATTTAAATGAACAAGAACTTGAGAATGTGAAAGAGTATTTTTTAAATTTAAATAATGAAGAAAAAAAAGTTATTTTTGATTTTGCAAAGAAAAATTGTGATGTTAAGTGTGATATTTATAAATTACTTTATCACTTGATTAATCAAATATATAGTTTTGAATATGAAGGTAATTTTTATCAAATTATCATTGATGAAGAAAAAATATTTATGGGAAAAAAATATGATAAAACTTTTTATTCTTTAAAATCTTTTGTTTATAAACCTTATTTATATGAGCTTGCTAGAATTAAACCTTTTTTGTTTTTGATGAAAATTTCAGGTTTTGATTTTATAATGAGTGTCATTTCACATACTAAATTTTATCGTTTAGCTAGGAAATTGTTTTTCAATCCCCAAGGTTTTTTTGAAGATTTTAAAATAAAAAGAATAAAATGA
- a CDS encoding ABC transporter ATP-binding protein: MIKLLNLTKSYPLFNGGRHYVFKNFTFEFPENCSIGLMGYNGAGKSTLMKLLSGAELPDSGKIITNKKLSWPLGLNGAFQGSLTARDNAKFVARVYGYKGKELQEKVQFVEDFAELGKFFDEPMKTYSSGMSARIAFGLSMAFDFDYYLIDEAGAVGDPAFREKSVKLYRERLSKSKVIMVSHNVAEIKEWCDKIIYMKNGQITVYDDVDEGIAVYQGKA, translated from the coding sequence ATGATAAAATTACTTAATTTAACCAAATCATATCCTTTATTTAATGGTGGAAGGCATTATGTTTTTAAAAATTTTACTTTTGAATTCCCTGAAAATTGCAGTATAGGTTTAATGGGATATAATGGAGCAGGCAAATCAACCCTTATGAAACTTTTAAGTGGTGCAGAACTTCCTGATAGCGGTAAGATAATAACCAATAAAAAATTATCTTGGCCTTTAGGTTTAAATGGAGCCTTTCAAGGGTCTTTAACTGCTAGGGATAATGCTAAATTTGTAGCTAGGGTATATGGTTATAAGGGTAAAGAATTACAAGAAAAAGTACAGTTTGTAGAAGATTTTGCTGAACTTGGAAAATTTTTTGATGAACCCATGAAGACTTATTCTTCAGGTATGAGTGCTAGGATAGCTTTTGGACTTAGTATGGCTTTTGATTTTGATTATTATTTAATCGATGAAGCTGGTGCTGTTGGAGATCCTGCTTTTAGAGAAAAAAGTGTTAAATTGTATAGAGAAAGACTTAGTAAATCAAAAGTAATCATGGTTTCTCATAACGTAGCTGAAATTAAAGAATGGTGTGATAAAATAATTTATATGAAAAATGGACAAATTACAGTTTATGATGATGTTGATGAGGGAATAGCTGTATATCAAGGAAAAGCTTAA
- a CDS encoding EI24 domain-containing protein, whose protein sequence is MNILKLSIKDFFSIKFLKFALIPLIFSLLCMTLLGIWGFSNLLDYFNALFSVSEDSFWAWFYTLHFIQILITIISFLFSAFIVIFASVFLALIITSFLTPFIAKEINKKYYHYESQNISSIRVFFEFIKIFLKFIGIFLLCTLALFLPFINIFVYYFAFYYLFHKLLMLDITSSILDKDNFNHFNANFSSFEFKFSTLCFYLISSIPLLGLFLQVFFVIFLIHLGYQKILKLEIKH, encoded by the coding sequence ATGAATATTCTCAAGCTTAGCATTAAAGATTTTTTTAGTATAAAATTCCTAAAATTTGCCCTTATTCCTTTAATCTTTAGTCTTTTATGTATGACTCTTTTGGGAATTTGGGGGTTTTCTAATTTGCTTGATTATTTTAATGCTTTATTTAGTGTAAGCGAGGATTCTTTTTGGGCTTGGTTTTATACCCTTCATTTTATACAAATTTTAATTACTATTATAAGTTTTTTATTTTCAGCTTTTATTGTTATCTTTGCTTCAGTTTTCTTAGCTCTTATTATAACTTCTTTTCTTACTCCTTTTATTGCTAAAGAAATCAATAAAAAATATTATCACTATGAAAGTCAAAATATTTCAAGTATAAGAGTATTTTTTGAATTTATTAAAATATTTTTAAAATTTATAGGGATTTTCTTACTTTGCACTTTAGCTTTATTTTTACCTTTTATCAATATTTTTGTATATTATTTTGCTTTTTATTATCTTTTTCATAAACTTTTGATGCTAGATATTACAAGTTCAATTTTAGATAAAGACAATTTCAATCATTTTAATGCAAATTTTTCATCTTTTGAATTTAAATTTAGCACACTTTGTTTTTATCTAATTTCGTCCATACCTCTTTTAGGACTTTTTTTACAGGTATTTTTTGTGATTTTTCTTATTCATTTGGGTTATCAAAAAATATTAAAATTAGAAATTAAGCATTAA
- a CDS encoding CDP-glycerol glycerophosphotransferase family protein has protein sequence MFLKAKYQKNITFFLKSLLICFQIFLKQFKLKKYKAFNQYIIISAVYNVEKYLTDFLKSIICQRLDFKNNILIIFVDDGSNDNSAHVIKQYQKKYPKNIIYLYKKNGGQASARNLGLKYIKDKTLQFDWLTFSDPDDFLDRDYFYEVDSFLKNQNDIAMVATNLIFYREKRKILYKDIHALNFKFKQKPIISGNINLNENIQLSAASCFLKWDCLQELIFDEDLILNFEDGKFINTYLFKNSNLKSAFLKNARYFYRKRFDKSSTLDKRQQNKISYLEVLEKGYLDLLKNTAKEGIAPIFIQNVILYELFWQIKDLLNHFEKLSFMNKDEIQKYLHLLEQIFCFIEIETILNFKFDSFSLLYKMGFLYCFKKEHGVVNEVFIEQIDDKNDEILIKFYTANFDDKIKLVFDDQMAKITCSKIRQYDFLNQVFIYEKRIWVQISTHAKQMICFINDKKVKMIYQDKECNIKDIVFQIKKLKKRRNKNTSLWLFADMAFRADDNAEHLYRYIMQNYPKQNIAFVLQKKSHDYKRLKKEGFKLVDPKSLKFKYLVLRTDKLISSHIDRYFFEALGEDTLKTKDFVFLQHGVTKDDLSSWLNQRKIDLLITGFKDEYESIAGDFNRYKFTVKEAKLTGFPRWDALLKNNRTTTKQVLIMPTWREYIVGAYSRKLMKRRFNPKFCESEYFYRWGSLLHSKKLRQLCEKYDYKIVFSPHPQIRPYVKEFNLPDYIMVPCVSMQELFCESSLMITDYSSVAFEMGILEKPVIYYQFDQEDFFKKHTMQKGYFNYEKKGFGNIALDFVTLLSEIKFQFDNYKVNHVDQIQYLNICEKTRKAILSI, from the coding sequence ATGTTTTTAAAGGCAAAATATCAAAAAAATATAACTTTTTTTTTAAAAAGTTTATTAATTTGTTTTCAAATCTTTCTAAAACAATTTAAATTAAAAAAATATAAAGCTTTTAATCAATATATTATTATTTCAGCTGTTTATAATGTAGAAAAATATTTAACCGATTTTTTAAAATCTATCATTTGTCAAAGATTAGATTTTAAAAATAATATTTTAATCATTTTTGTAGATGATGGTAGCAATGACAATTCAGCACATGTTATTAAACAATATCAAAAAAAATATCCTAAGAATATAATTTATTTGTATAAAAAAAATGGCGGTCAAGCTAGTGCTAGAAATTTAGGTTTGAAGTATATTAAAGATAAAACTTTACAGTTTGATTGGCTAACTTTTAGCGATCCTGATGATTTTTTAGATAGGGATTATTTTTATGAAGTGGATAGTTTTTTAAAAAATCAAAATGATATAGCTATGGTTGCTACAAATCTTATTTTTTATAGAGAGAAAAGAAAGATTTTATACAAGGATATTCATGCTTTAAATTTTAAATTTAAACAAAAACCAATTATAAGTGGTAATATTAATTTAAATGAAAATATTCAGCTTTCAGCTGCATCATGTTTTTTAAAATGGGATTGTTTACAAGAGCTTATTTTTGATGAAGATTTAATTTTAAATTTTGAAGATGGAAAGTTTATAAATACTTATTTATTTAAGAATTCAAATTTAAAATCTGCATTCTTAAAAAATGCAAGATATTTTTATAGAAAAAGATTTGATAAAAGTTCTACTTTGGATAAAAGACAGCAAAATAAAATTTCTTATTTGGAAGTTTTAGAAAAGGGTTATTTAGATCTTTTAAAAAATACAGCAAAAGAAGGTATTGCTCCTATTTTTATACAAAATGTGATTTTGTATGAATTGTTTTGGCAAATAAAAGATTTGTTAAATCATTTTGAAAAATTATCTTTTATGAATAAAGATGAAATTCAAAAATATCTTCATTTGCTTGAGCAAATTTTTTGTTTTATTGAAATTGAAACTATACTTAATTTTAAATTTGATTCTTTTTCACTTTTGTATAAAATGGGATTTTTATATTGTTTTAAAAAAGAACATGGAGTTGTAAATGAAGTTTTTATCGAGCAAATAGATGATAAAAATGATGAAATTTTGATTAAATTTTATACAGCAAATTTTGATGATAAGATTAAATTAGTTTTTGATGATCAAATGGCAAAAATTACTTGCTCTAAGATTAGACAATATGATTTTTTAAATCAAGTATTTATATATGAAAAAAGAATTTGGGTTCAAATTAGTACACATGCAAAACAAATGATTTGTTTTATTAATGATAAAAAAGTTAAGATGATTTATCAAGACAAAGAATGTAATATCAAAGACATTGTTTTCCAGATAAAAAAATTAAAAAAAAGAAGAAATAAAAACACTTCTTTATGGCTTTTTGCTGATATGGCTTTTAGAGCTGATGATAATGCAGAACATTTGTATCGTTATATCATGCAAAATTATCCTAAACAAAATATAGCTTTTGTACTTCAAAAAAAATCTCATGATTATAAAAGGCTTAAAAAAGAAGGTTTTAAACTAGTTGATCCAAAAAGTTTGAAATTTAAATATTTGGTTTTAAGGACTGATAAACTTATTTCATCTCATATTGATAGATATTTTTTTGAAGCTTTGGGCGAAGATACTTTAAAAACAAAGGATTTTGTTTTTTTGCAGCATGGTGTGACAAAAGATGATTTATCTTCTTGGTTGAATCAAAGAAAAATTGATTTATTGATTACAGGATTTAAAGATGAATATGAGTCCATAGCAGGAGATTTTAATCGTTATAAATTTACTGTTAAAGAAGCTAAGTTAACAGGATTTCCTAGATGGGATGCCTTGTTAAAAAATAATAGAACTACTACAAAACAAGTTCTTATTATGCCTACTTGGAGGGAGTATATAGTAGGTGCTTATAGTAGAAAATTAATGAAAAGAAGATTTAATCCAAAATTTTGTGAGAGTGAATATTTTTATAGATGGGGTTCTTTGTTGCACAGTAAAAAATTACGGCAATTGTGTGAAAAATATGATTATAAAATAGTTTTTAGTCCTCATCCACAAATTAGACCTTATGTAAAAGAATTTAATTTACCAGATTATATTATGGTACCTTGTGTTAGTATGCAAGAACTTTTTTGTGAGTCCTCTTTAATGATTACAGATTACTCAAGTGTAGCTTTTGAAATGGGGATTTTGGAAAAACCTGTTATTTATTACCAATTTGATCAAGAAGATTTTTTTAAAAAACATACCATGCAAAAAGGATATTTTAATTATGAAAAAAAAGGATTTGGAAATATTGCTCTTGATTTTGTTACTCTTTTATCTGAAATTAAATTCCAGTTTGATAATTATAAAGTAAATCATGTTGATCAAATTCAATATTTAAATATATGTGAAAAAACAAGAAAAGCAATTTTATCCATCTAA
- a CDS encoding dUTP diphosphatase — protein MTNIEILENMLKLQQKLNDQTNGLNWEDGYTKEGKLINWKRCIYMECAELIDSFNWKHWKNISNPINWENVRIEIVDIWHFILSLLLEKYRDKNFELIATEVNSVNVFQDFCKEEEHPNESDIYDILNDIELIIHKCSGFGFDLGELLWIYFTLAIKCGLNLENLYKLYIGKNILNIFRQDHGYKNGSYKKIWNGKEDNEVLNEILKEELHFDTIYKKLEKSYQKA, from the coding sequence ATGACAAATATAGAAATTTTAGAAAATATGCTCAAACTCCAACAAAAACTAAATGACCAAACTAATGGTTTAAACTGGGAAGATGGCTATACTAAAGAAGGAAAACTTATAAATTGGAAACGTTGCATCTATATGGAATGTGCTGAACTTATAGATTCTTTTAATTGGAAACATTGGAAAAATATTTCTAATCCTATAAATTGGGAAAATGTACGTATAGAAATTGTAGATATTTGGCATTTTATTTTAAGTCTTTTACTTGAAAAGTATCGTGATAAAAATTTTGAGCTTATTGCTACAGAAGTTAATTCTGTAAACGTTTTTCAAGACTTTTGCAAGGAAGAAGAACATCCCAATGAGAGTGATATTTATGATATTTTAAATGATATAGAACTCATTATTCATAAATGCAGTGGTTTTGGGTTTGATCTTGGGGAATTGCTTTGGATTTATTTCACCCTAGCAATTAAATGCGGTCTTAATCTTGAAAATCTTTATAAACTTTATATAGGAAAGAATATTTTAAATATTTTTAGACAAGATCATGGTTATAAAAATGGTAGCTACAAAAAAATATGGAATGGAAAAGAAGATAATGAAGTCTTAAATGAAATCTTAAAAGAAGAACTTCACTTTGACACCATTTATAAAAAACTAGAAAAATCTTATCAAAAAGCTTAA
- a CDS encoding polysaccharide biosynthesis/export family protein — translation MKKILILFFTCILCFGAVDVSQIVAADDQNLNPNIIDQNISSNFNTTNKENELLNIHKDLVFGSHLFNGNFKNYNQRVYNPDYKIAVGDQISLKIWGAVEFAQVLVVDSQGNIFIPKVGAINLLGVNNSALVSVIKARVNQIYKNNVFVYADMNTYQNVSVFVTGSVNTPGLYQGLSSDSVIQYLDKAGGINLEYGSFRDIEILRNNKVIKKVDLYDFLLKGQMDLFPFRSGDVILVGNVQNYAFVQGDVQRPFRFELASDIKTLADLARVCGAKPIVTNAVVKSYKENHKLDVNTYNKMQFSKVLIKTGDEVEFHPEYIAQNITITVNGEHNGLKTLVLAKGTSLEDVARLIKTNPQSNMQALQVFRKSVARTQKELINAQLKELETLALTSSSVTAQGAAIRAQQARTILEFIQRAKQAQPKGQIVIDNPKSYKAVILEDGDTINVPSKNNLVIVQGEVSLPGAFVYDKAKELKYYINLAGGYAERADTSKILVIRSNGKAEKYRNGVDMKPGDSILVLPKVESENLQIFSMLTQILYQIAIATNVVLNF, via the coding sequence ATGAAAAAAATATTGATTTTATTTTTTACTTGTATTTTATGTTTTGGAGCTGTGGATGTATCCCAAATTGTTGCTGCGGATGATCAAAATCTTAATCCAAATATTATAGATCAAAATATAAGCTCAAACTTTAATACTACAAATAAAGAAAATGAACTTCTTAATATCCATAAAGATTTGGTTTTTGGATCCCATCTTTTTAATGGAAATTTTAAAAATTATAATCAAAGGGTTTATAATCCAGACTATAAAATTGCAGTAGGTGATCAAATCAGTCTTAAAATTTGGGGTGCTGTTGAATTTGCTCAAGTATTAGTAGTAGATTCTCAAGGTAATATTTTTATTCCTAAAGTAGGGGCTATAAATTTATTGGGTGTGAACAATAGTGCTCTTGTAAGTGTTATTAAAGCTCGTGTTAATCAAATTTATAAAAATAATGTTTTTGTTTATGCGGATATGAATACTTATCAAAATGTTAGTGTTTTTGTTACAGGAAGTGTAAATACTCCAGGGCTTTATCAAGGACTTAGCTCTGATTCTGTGATACAATACCTTGATAAAGCAGGTGGGATTAATTTAGAATATGGAAGTTTTAGAGATATTGAAATTTTACGCAATAATAAGGTCATAAAAAAGGTTGATTTGTATGATTTTTTACTAAAAGGGCAAATGGATCTTTTTCCTTTTAGAAGCGGAGATGTTATTTTAGTAGGAAATGTGCAAAATTACGCTTTTGTTCAAGGTGATGTACAAAGACCTTTTCGTTTTGAGTTGGCTAGTGATATTAAAACTTTAGCTGATTTAGCTAGAGTATGTGGGGCTAAACCTATTGTAACTAATGCCGTTGTAAAAAGTTATAAAGAAAATCATAAGTTAGATGTAAACACTTATAATAAAATGCAATTTTCAAAAGTTTTAATTAAAACTGGTGATGAAGTAGAATTTCATCCTGAATACATTGCACAAAATATAACTATAACAGTAAATGGTGAGCATAATGGTTTAAAAACTTTAGTTCTTGCTAAAGGAACAAGTTTAGAAGATGTTGCTAGATTGATTAAAACTAATCCTCAATCAAATATGCAAGCTTTGCAAGTTTTTAGAAAAAGTGTAGCTAGGACTCAAAAAGAACTTATTAATGCTCAGCTTAAGGAGCTTGAAACTTTAGCCTTAACGAGTAGTTCTGTTACAGCTCAGGGTGCAGCAATAAGAGCCCAGCAAGCAAGGACTATATTAGAATTTATTCAAAGGGCTAAACAAGCACAACCTAAAGGACAAATCGTAATTGATAATCCTAAGTCTTATAAAGCGGTGATTTTAGAAGATGGTGATACTATAAATGTACCAAGTAAAAATAATCTTGTTATAGTTCAAGGTGAAGTATCTTTACCTGGTGCTTTTGTATATGATAAAGCTAAAGAATTAAAGTATTATATCAATCTTGCAGGAGGTTATGCAGAAAGGGCTGATACTTCAAAAATTCTTGTAATACGAAGTAATGGTAAAGCTGAAAAGTATCGTAATGGTGTGGATATGAAACCTGGAGATTCTATTTTGGTTTTACCAAAGGTTGAAAGTGAGAATTTACAAATTTTTTCAATGTTAACTCAAATTCTTTATCAAATTGCTATTGCAACGAATGTTGTGCTTAATTTTTAA
- a CDS encoding KpsF/GutQ family sugar-phosphate isomerase produces the protein MDIFEIAKGIFEKEARAVLDLVKHLDENFNQAIDLMLNTKGRCIVSGMGKSGHIGAKIAATLASTGTPSFFIHPGEALHGDLGMLTPDDVLIAISNSGETEEILKIIPVVKKRKIPLIVMCGRQNSTLVKQGDVFLNIAIKEEACPLQLAPMSSTTATLAMGDALAAVLMKVRNFKPDDFALFHPGGSLGRKLLTKVKDLMVSTNLPIVHPDTEFNDLVDIMTSGKLGLCVVLENEKLVGIITDGDLRRALKANDKPRFDFKAKEIMSTNPKIVDIDAMASEAEEIMLKHKIKEIIVGKKERVVGIIQLYAIGNV, from the coding sequence ATGGATATTTTTGAAATAGCAAAGGGAATTTTTGAAAAAGAAGCTAGAGCAGTTTTGGATTTGGTTAAACATTTAGATGAAAATTTTAATCAAGCCATTGATTTGATGCTAAATACTAAAGGGCGTTGTATAGTTAGTGGAATGGGAAAGTCAGGTCATATAGGGGCTAAGATTGCTGCTACTTTAGCAAGCACAGGCACTCCAAGTTTTTTTATCCATCCTGGAGAAGCTTTACATGGCGATCTTGGTATGCTTACTCCTGATGATGTTTTAATTGCTATTTCAAATTCAGGAGAAACAGAAGAAATTTTAAAAATTATTCCTGTTGTTAAAAAGCGTAAAATTCCTTTGATAGTTATGTGTGGAAGACAAAATTCTACCCTTGTTAAACAAGGTGATGTATTTTTAAATATAGCTATAAAAGAAGAAGCTTGCCCTTTGCAGCTTGCTCCCATGTCTTCTACTACTGCAACTTTGGCTATGGGAGATGCTTTAGCTGCAGTTTTGATGAAGGTTAGAAATTTTAAACCAGATGATTTTGCACTTTTTCATCCAGGAGGAAGCCTAGGACGTAAGCTTTTAACTAAAGTTAAAGATCTTATGGTTTCTACTAATCTTCCTATAGTACATCCTGATACTGAATTTAATGATCTTGTTGATATTATGACAAGCGGTAAATTAGGTCTTTGTGTAGTGCTTGAAAATGAGAAATTAGTTGGAATTATAACAGATGGAGATTTGCGTCGTGCTTTAAAAGCAAATGATAAACCAAGATTTGATTTTAAAGCTAAAGAAATCATGAGTACTAATCCAAAAATAGTAGATATAGATGCTATGGCAAGTGAAGCAGAGGAGATTATGCTTAAACATAAGATCAAAGAAATTATTGTGGGAAAAAAAGAAAGGGTTGTAGGTATTATCCAGCTTTATGCTATAGGAAATGTTTAA
- a CDS encoding capsule biosynthesis protein — MEENKTLLEKIKDLSIFDSFKIVWFIMIFVVIYYVLIAAPRYVSTMVLDVRSTSGESAQASGILSLLGGVSTTSEDINYLKGYIESNDMLKILDEKIKLKHLYQEQNLDLAYKIWDFTSMESYLKYYQARVRVRSDETTKLLKVEVEGFTPQSAYLIAQTIMQESEKFINEISHQAAREQMAFAEGEVQKYKERYQKAQDNLIAFQNKYGVFNPLKQAETKANLIGQIEANLAQKEAKLLTLQSYMNDIAPEIIALKDEIAAIKKQLLKEKSKISANNSSQKLNDLAAKFQDLSIEAAFTQKAYEAALKAYESARIGALRKIKQLVIIQSPDIPQSAKYPERIYNILTAFIVLSLIFWIIKFIKMIIEEHKY; from the coding sequence ATGGAAGAAAATAAAACTTTATTAGAAAAAATCAAAGATTTAAGTATATTTGATTCTTTTAAAATTGTTTGGTTTATTATGATTTTTGTTGTGATTTATTATGTATTGATTGCAGCCCCTCGTTATGTAAGCACCATGGTTTTAGATGTAAGATCAACAAGCGGGGAAAGTGCTCAAGCAAGTGGAATTTTGTCTTTGCTTGGAGGTGTTTCTACAACAAGTGAAGATATAAATTATTTAAAAGGCTATATAGAATCAAATGATATGTTAAAAATTCTAGATGAAAAAATCAAGCTTAAACATCTTTATCAAGAACAAAACTTAGATTTAGCTTATAAAATTTGGGATTTTACTTCTATGGAATCTTATCTTAAGTACTATCAAGCAAGGGTTAGAGTGCGTAGTGATGAAACGACTAAGCTTTTAAAGGTTGAAGTAGAAGGTTTTACTCCTCAATCAGCTTATTTGATTGCTCAAACTATTATGCAAGAAAGTGAAAAATTTATTAATGAAATTTCTCATCAAGCAGCAAGAGAACAAATGGCTTTTGCTGAAGGTGAAGTTCAAAAATATAAAGAGCGTTATCAAAAAGCACAAGATAATTTAATCGCTTTTCAAAATAAATATGGGGTTTTTAATCCTCTTAAGCAAGCTGAAACCAAAGCTAATTTAATAGGACAAATTGAAGCTAATTTAGCTCAAAAAGAAGCAAAATTATTAACTTTACAAAGTTATATGAATGATATTGCACCTGAAATTATAGCCCTTAAGGATGAAATTGCAGCTATTAAAAAACAACTTTTAAAAGAAAAATCTAAAATTTCAGCTAATAATTCTTCTCAAAAGCTTAATGATTTAGCCGCCAAATTTCAAGATTTAAGTATAGAAGCAGCTTTTACGCAAAAAGCTTATGAAGCAGCTTTAAAAGCTTATGAAAGTGCTAGAATAGGAGCTTTAAGAAAAATCAAACAACTTGTTATTATCCAAAGTCCGGATATACCACAAAGTGCAAAATATCCTGAAAGAATTTATAATATTTTAACAGCCTTTATTGTATTATCTTTAATTTTTTGGATTATTAAATTTATTAAAATGATTATAGAGGAGCATAAGTATTAA
- a CDS encoding ABC transporter permease, which yields MLNVIHALFFRELKTRFGKNRYLGYIWVVGEPMSIVLLVTIIGTVIREYHHQVMPEGISIFMFLTSGIMPFFMFRSIVTQLMNGTQANLALFVYKPVKPIHVFIARTLLEFCIYFVIFVTVLFFAGWFFRIDVLPIHLIGVLFSIFLLICSAFALGICFAIIWHFVEPLRTLLGYFSIVFYWTSGIIFPTWLTPRPLLDLFYYNPLLHIMELLKFNFFENYPLQDEYSYFYAMFWILLVLFMGLFFYYYNRQALTAAKKE from the coding sequence ATGTTAAATGTAATTCACGCTTTGTTTTTTAGAGAATTAAAAACTAGATTTGGTAAAAATAGATATTTAGGTTATATATGGGTAGTTGGAGAACCTATGAGTATAGTACTTTTAGTGACTATTATAGGAACTGTTATAAGAGAATATCATCATCAAGTCATGCCTGAAGGCATTTCTATTTTTATGTTTTTAACTAGTGGTATTATGCCCTTTTTTATGTTTAGAAGTATAGTTACTCAACTTATGAATGGAACTCAGGCTAATTTAGCTCTTTTTGTTTATAAACCTGTAAAACCTATCCATGTTTTTATTGCTAGAACTTTATTGGAATTTTGTATTTATTTTGTTATTTTTGTTACTGTGCTTTTTTTTGCAGGATGGTTTTTTAGGATTGATGTATTACCCATTCATTTAATTGGGGTTTTATTTTCCATTTTTTTACTCATATGTTCAGCTTTTGCCTTAGGAATTTGTTTTGCTATTATTTGGCATTTTGTAGAACCTTTAAGAACTTTGCTGGGTTATTTTAGTATAGTATTTTATTGGACTTCTGGTATTATTTTTCCTACCTGGCTTACTCCAAGACCCTTGCTTGATTTATTTTATTATAATCCTTTGCTTCATATCATGGAGCTTTTAAAATTTAATTTTTTTGAAAATTATCCTTTGCAAGATGAATATAGCTATTTTTATGCTATGTTTTGGATCTTGCTTGTTTTGTTTATGGGGCTCTTTTTTTATTATTATAATAGACAAGCTTTAACTGCGGCGAAAAAAGAATGA